The nucleotide window GCTGAAGGTGCTGTTCGGGATTCCGCTGGTCGCCTCGGCGGCGCTGCTGAGCTTTGCCCATGGCGCGAATGACGTCGCCAATGCCGTCGGCCCGCTGGCGGCCATCGTGCAGACCGCGCAGACCGGCAATTTCGAGGGGGCCGTGACCATTCCCCTGTGGGTGATGCTGATCGGGGCCTTCGGCATCTCCTTCGGCCTCAGCCTGTTCGGGCCCAAGCTGATCCGCATGGTCGGCAGCGAGATCACCAAGCTGAACCCGATGCGGGCCTATTGCGTGGCCCTGTCGGCGGCGATCACCGTCATCCTGGCCAGCTGGCTGGGGCTGCCGGTCAGCTCGACCCATATCGCGGTGGGCGCGATCTTCGGCGTGGGCTTCTTTCGCGAATGGGACGCCGAGCGGCGGCTGAAACGGGCCCGCATGACGCTGCCGAAGACCGAAGAGATCCCCGCCGACGAGCGCCGCCGCCGCAAGCTGGTGCGCCGGCTGCATGTGCTGACCATCGGCGCCGCCTGGGTGGTCACCGTCCCCGCCGCGGCGCTGCTGTCGGCGATTCTGTTCCTGATCCTGCGGCAGATCCCGGTCTGATCCGGCGCGTCGGGGCGGCCGGCATCCTGGCCGCTTTTCCCCCTCGTCTGCATCGCGATCCGGTTTCCTGACCCGGTTGCCGCCGGGCGCGCAACCGGGCGGATCCGGAACGCGTTGCGCCTTGTTGCCGCGTGCTTTCCGGTCGCCATGCCCGAGGATTCGCCCATCGCCCACGCCCAGGACGCCGCGGAAACCGCGGGGCTGATCCATGCCGGCGACGATGCGCCCGGAATCTCCCGCCGGCGCTGCGGCACCGGGTTTTCCTATCGCGACGCGCGGGGCCGGACGATCCGCGACGCCGCCGTGCGGCGCCGCATCCGGGCGCTGGCGATCCCGCCTGCCTGGTCCGAGGTCTGGATCTGCGCCGATCCGCGCGGCCATGTGCAGGCCACCGGGCGCGATGCGCGCGGCCGCAAGCAATATCTTTATCACCCGCGCTTCCGCGCCTTCCGCGACCGTGCCAAGTTCGATCACCTGCTGGAGTTTGCCGCCTGCCTGCCGAAGATCCGCGCCCGCGTCGATGTCGACATGGCGCGGCCCGGGATGCCGCCCGACAAGGTTCTGGCGACCGTCGTGCATCTGCTTGAAACCACGATGATCCGGGTCGGCAATGCCAGCTACGCGCGCGAGAACCGTTCGCACGGGCTGACCACGCTGCAGAACCGCCATGCCCGGATCGACGGCGGCAAGGTCCGCTTCCGTTTCCGGGGCAAGGGGGGCAAGACCTGGGATCTGGGCATCCGCGACCGCCGCGTCGCCCGCATCGTGCGCAAGATGCAGGATCTGCCGGGCCAGCCGCTGTTCCAGTATCTCGACGAGGCGGGCGAATGCCGCAGGATCACCTCGGGCGAGGTGAACGACTACCTGCGCGGCATCGCCGGGCGCGAGGTGACGGCCAAGGATTTCCGCACCTGGACCGGAACGGTCCTGGCCGCCGAGGCGCTGGCACGCTGCGATCCCTTCGAGAGCGAGGCCGAGGCCAAACGCAACCTGCGCGAGGCCATCGCCAACGTCGCCGCCCGGCTGGGCAACACCCCGGCCATCTGCCGCAGATGCTATGTCCACCCGCAGATCATCGAGGCCTATCTGGCGGGCGGGCTGAAGCTCCGGCTGGGCAAGGACGGCACCGCCCGCGATACCGGGCTCGGCCCCGAGGAGCGTCAGGTCCTGCGCCTGCTGCGCAAGGCCGCCCAGCCGTCCGGGGGCTGAACGGCGCCGGTCCGCGCCGCCATGAAAAAGGGCCCTGCCGGCTCCTTTTCGCGCTGCCTGCGGGTCAGATCAGCAGCACCTGGGTGCCGATCTTGGTCAGGTCGTAAAGCTGCTTGATATGTTCGTTGTAAAGGCCGATGCAGCCGTTCGAGGACTTGCGGCCGATCTTGCGCGTGTCATGCGTGCCGTGGATGCGGTAATACTGCCAGCTCAGCCACAGCGCATGGGTGCCCAGCGGGTTGTCCGGCCCCGGCGGCACGAAATCCGGCCATTCCGGGTTGCGCTTCTTCATCTCGGGGGTGGGCGCCCAGCTCGGACCCTTGACCTTCTTGATGATCTCGGTGCGGCCGGTGCGGGTCAGGTCGGCGCTGACCGGAACCGAGGTCGGGAACAGCTTGTAGACGGTCTGGTCCTCGGACCAGTAA belongs to Paracoccus sp. TOH and includes:
- a CDS encoding DNA topoisomerase IB, with protein sequence MPEDSPIAHAQDAAETAGLIHAGDDAPGISRRRCGTGFSYRDARGRTIRDAAVRRRIRALAIPPAWSEVWICADPRGHVQATGRDARGRKQYLYHPRFRAFRDRAKFDHLLEFAACLPKIRARVDVDMARPGMPPDKVLATVVHLLETTMIRVGNASYARENRSHGLTTLQNRHARIDGGKVRFRFRGKGGKTWDLGIRDRRVARIVRKMQDLPGQPLFQYLDEAGECRRITSGEVNDYLRGIAGREVTAKDFRTWTGTVLAAEALARCDPFESEAEAKRNLREAIANVAARLGNTPAICRRCYVHPQIIEAYLAGGLKLRLGKDGTARDTGLGPEERQVLRLLRKAAQPSGG
- a CDS encoding L,D-transpeptidase, coding for MITPKNPVSRRKFLTASAAMGAAAGLAAPALAQAIDPYTGQPLQGAAGGATPDAGMVQYDAAQDSRRNISSFRMQDWQPYFSTLTNGAILVDLTSRALHYWSEDQTVYKLFPTSVPVSADLTRTGRTEIIKKVKGPSWAPTPEMKKRNPEWPDFVPPGPDNPLGTHALWLSWQYYRIHGTHDTRKIGRKSSNGCIGLYNEHIKQLYDLTKIGTQVLLI